A genome region from Staphylococcus capitis subsp. capitis includes the following:
- the mnhF2 gene encoding Na+/H+ antiporter Mnh2 subunit F, which yields MITLITQCLIISALIIFGVALLVCLFRLIKGPTTADRVVSFDATSAVVMSIVGVLCVVYNSVSFLDSIMLIAIISFVSSVSISRFIGGGRVFNGNNKRNR from the coding sequence ATGATAACGTTAATCACACAATGTTTAATTATAAGTGCATTAATTATATTTGGTGTTGCTTTACTCGTGTGCCTTTTCAGATTAATTAAAGGACCAACAACAGCTGATAGAGTGGTCTCATTTGATGCGACAAGTGCAGTTGTAATGTCTATAGTTGGTGTGTTGTGTGTCGTATATAATTCGGTTTCGTTCCTAGACTCAATTATGCTCATTGCCATTATTTCATTTGTTAGTTCGGTATCTATTTCTAGATTTATCGGAGGAGGTCGAGTCTTTAATGGAAATAACAAAAGAAATCGTTAG
- the mnhE2 gene encoding Na+/H+ antiporter Mnh2 subunit E, producing MKQVVLNIVIAFLWVLFQDEDEFKFTTFFSGFLIGLIVIYILHRFFGEEFYLKKIWVAIKFLAIYLYQLLTSSISTINYILFKTKEMNPGLLSYETSLKNDWAITFLTILIIITPGSTVIRISKDTNKFFIHSIDVSEKDKQNLLRSIKQYEDLILEVTR from the coding sequence ATGAAACAAGTTGTACTTAATATTGTCATCGCGTTCCTTTGGGTTTTATTCCAAGACGAGGATGAATTTAAATTTACAACCTTCTTCTCAGGATTTTTAATTGGTTTAATTGTCATCTATATCCTTCATAGGTTCTTTGGGGAAGAATTTTATCTCAAAAAGATATGGGTAGCGATTAAATTTTTAGCAATATATCTCTATCAACTATTAACATCAAGTATTAGTACGATTAATTATATTCTGTTTAAAACTAAAGAAATGAATCCTGGTTTACTTTCTTATGAGACTTCTCTAAAGAATGATTGGGCAATTACATTTTTAACTATTTTAATCATTATCACTCCGGGTTCAACAGTGATTCGCATTTCTAAAGATACGAATAAGTTCTTTATTCATAGTATTGATGTTTCTGAAAAAGACAAGCAAAATCTTTTAAGAAGTATTAAACAGTATGAAGATTTAATCTTGGAGGTGACACGATGA
- the mnhD2 gene encoding Na+/H+ antiporter Mnh2 subunit D, which yields MMSNLLIMPMLLPFLCALILVFIKNKNQTSKILSITTMIVSTLISLALLIYVVNHKPITLDFGGWKAPFGIQFLGDSLSLLMVTVSSFVVTLIMAYGFGRGEKRVNLFHLPTFILLLTVGVIGSFLTSDLFNLYVMFEIMLLASFVLVTLGQSVEQLRAAIIYVVLNIIGSWLFLLGIGMLYKTVGTLNFSHIASRLNHMESNQTITIISLVFLVAFSSKAALVIFMWLPKAYAVLNTELAALFAALMTKVGAYALIRFFTLLFDHHPGITHPLLVFMSCITMIIGAFGVIAYKDIKKIAAYQVILSIGFIILGLGSHTHAGVNGAIFYLSNDIIVKTLLFFIIGSLVYISGFRNYKYLSGLAKREPFFGVAFIVMVFAIGGVPPFSGFPGKVLIFQGAIQNGNYIGLALMILTSLLAMYSLFRVMFVMYFGDTDGEEVKFKEIPPHRKGILGILVAVVLAMGIAAPVVLKVTDNATNLNMKEHVFQENVNSHLKEVEK from the coding sequence ATGATGAGTAACTTATTGATTATGCCAATGCTTCTTCCTTTTTTATGTGCTTTGATTCTAGTTTTTATAAAAAATAAAAATCAAACATCGAAAATACTCTCAATTACGACTATGATTGTTTCGACTTTAATTTCTTTAGCATTGCTTATCTATGTTGTGAACCATAAGCCAATCACATTAGATTTTGGTGGTTGGAAAGCACCATTTGGTATTCAATTCCTTGGCGATTCACTAAGCTTACTCATGGTTACAGTATCGTCATTTGTTGTGACGTTGATTATGGCTTATGGATTTGGACGAGGTGAAAAGCGTGTAAATCTTTTCCATTTACCAACTTTTATCTTATTACTTACTGTTGGTGTAATAGGTTCATTTTTAACCTCAGATTTATTTAACTTATACGTTATGTTTGAGATTATGTTACTCGCGTCATTTGTGCTTGTAACATTAGGCCAATCAGTTGAACAGTTACGTGCTGCCATTATTTATGTAGTACTTAACATTATTGGCTCATGGTTGTTTTTATTAGGTATCGGTATGTTATATAAGACTGTTGGTACCTTAAATTTTTCTCATATTGCATCACGCTTGAACCATATGGAAAGTAATCAAACTATCACGATTATCTCACTCGTCTTTTTAGTCGCTTTTAGTTCTAAAGCTGCTTTAGTGATATTTATGTGGTTGCCTAAAGCTTATGCTGTGCTCAATACAGAACTTGCAGCTTTATTTGCAGCGTTGATGACAAAGGTCGGCGCATACGCGTTAATCCGCTTCTTTACCTTATTATTTGATCATCATCCTGGTATCACACATCCATTACTCGTTTTTATGTCATGTATTACGATGATAATCGGTGCATTTGGTGTAATCGCTTATAAAGATATTAAGAAAATTGCTGCTTATCAAGTTATATTATCGATTGGTTTTATTATCCTAGGATTAGGATCTCATACACATGCTGGAGTGAATGGTGCAATTTTCTATTTATCAAATGATATTATCGTTAAAACGTTACTTTTCTTTATTATAGGTAGTCTCGTTTATATTTCTGGCTTTAGAAATTATAAGTATTTAAGTGGTTTAGCCAAAAGGGAACCCTTCTTTGGTGTTGCATTTATTGTGATGGTATTTGCAATAGGTGGTGTACCTCCGTTTAGTGGTTTCCCAGGTAAGGTGCTTATATTCCAAGGTGCGATTCAAAACGGTAATTATATTGGTCTTGCTTTAATGATTCTGACTAGTCTTCTAGCGATGTATAGTCTGTTTAGAGTCATGTTTGTAATGTACTTTGGCGATACTGATGGTGAAGAGGTCAAATTCAAAGAGATTCCTCCTCATCGTAAAGGTATTCTTGGTATTCTAGTTGCCGTTGTACTTGCTATGGGTATTGCTGCACCAGTTGTCTTAAAAGTGACTGATAATGCTACAAACCTCAATATGAAAGAACATGTTTTCCAAGAGAATGTTAATTCGCATTTGAAGGAGGTTGAAAAATAG
- the mnhC2 gene encoding Na+/H+ antiporter Mnh2 subunit C has protein sequence MNLILLLVIGFLVFIGTYMILSINLIRIVIGISIYTHAGNLIIMNMGKYGPHMSEPLIQNNHSNFVDPLLQAIVLTAIVIGFGMTAFLLVLIYRTYRVTKEYEISALRGEEDDE, from the coding sequence ATGAACTTGATACTTTTACTGGTGATAGGATTTTTAGTATTTATAGGAACGTACATGATTCTATCCATTAATTTAATACGTATTGTTATTGGTATTTCTATTTATACTCATGCAGGTAATTTAATTATTATGAATATGGGCAAATATGGTCCACATATGTCTGAACCATTAATTCAAAATAATCATTCGAATTTTGTAGATCCATTATTACAAGCCATTGTACTTACTGCGATTGTAATTGGATTTGGTATGACTGCATTCTTACTCGTATTAATTTACCGAACATATCGCGTGACGAAAGAGTATGAAATTAGTGCATTGAGGGGTGAAGAAGATGATGAGTAA
- the mnhB2 gene encoding Na+/H+ antiporter Mnh2 subunit B, giving the protein MKENDVVLKTVTKIVVFILLTFGFYVFFAGHNNPGGGFIGGLIFSSAFILMFLAFDVKEVLISLPIDFKKLMIIGSLVSVCTAVVPMFFGKPILYQTEANVAFPLLGHVHVTTVTLFELGVLLTVVGVIVTVMLSISGGKS; this is encoded by the coding sequence ATGAAAGAGAATGATGTGGTATTAAAAACGGTCACTAAGATTGTTGTTTTCATTCTATTAACATTTGGATTTTATGTTTTCTTTGCAGGACATAATAATCCAGGTGGTGGATTTATTGGCGGCCTTATCTTTAGTTCAGCTTTTATCCTTATGTTCCTTGCCTTTGATGTTAAAGAAGTATTGATTAGTTTACCTATAGATTTTAAGAAATTAATGATTATTGGATCATTAGTATCTGTGTGTACGGCAGTAGTTCCTATGTTCTTTGGTAAACCAATCTTATACCAAACTGAAGCTAATGTGGCTTTTCCATTATTAGGACATGTGCACGTTACGACTGTAACGTTATTTGAATTAGGCGTATTACTTACGGTGGTAGGTGTTATTGTGACAGTTATGTTGTCAATAAGTGGTGGTAAGTCATGA
- the mnhA2 gene encoding Na+/H+ antiporter Mnh2 subunit A, which translates to MSLMYLMGVLIVVMILVLLTLSHQILKKYAGYLSLLAPIISSVYFITQIPNVYHHHFTSIHIPWMSSIDINLDMKLDGLSLMFGLIISLIGVGVFFYATQYLSPQTDNLPRFFVYLLLFMFSMIGIVIANNTILMYVFWELTSVSSFLLISYWYNNGNSQLGAIQSFMITVFGGLALLTGFIMLYIITGTNNISEILAQRHAIEKHPLYIPMMLMLLLGAFTKSAQFPFHIWLPKAMAAPTPVSAYLHSATMVKAGIFLLFRFTPLLGLSDIYVYIVTFVGLITMLFGSLTALRQYDIKGILAYSTISQLGMIMSMVGIGGGYAQHTSDHLSEFYALVLFAGLFHLMNHAIFKCALFMGVGIIDHESGTRDIRSLNGMRHVFPKMHIVMLLAALSMAGVPFLNGFLSKEMFFDSLVKAIELDQYGISLTIIVVALGVIASIFTFTYALYMIKETFWGQFNTEKFTKKSIHEPWLFSLPAMILMVLIPIVFFIPNVFGHNILIPALRSVSGVGTQVDSVAPNISQWHGINLPLILSVIVIVSGIILALAINWKSLTHRMIKQASITDTYRRVYREFESYSGYGIRSLMSAKLNYYIMITLLIFVAIIAYGYLSVGFPKVHDLHVSSFGPLEIILSIVTVIIGISLIFIRQRLTMVILNGIIGFAVTLYFIAMKAPDLALTQLVVETITTILFIVSFSRLPNIPRAKANLKKETLKIVVSLIMAVSVVSLIFIAQQADGMPSISKFYEDAYKLTGGKNIVNAILGDFRALDTLFEGLVLIIAGLGIYTLLNYKDRRGQDERE; encoded by the coding sequence ATGAGTCTGATGTACCTTATGGGCGTGCTAATAGTTGTGATGATTCTAGTTTTACTCACTTTGAGTCATCAAATACTTAAAAAATATGCTGGTTACTTGTCGTTACTAGCGCCCATCATTTCATCTGTTTATTTCATTACACAAATACCAAATGTCTATCACCATCATTTCACTTCTATTCATATTCCATGGATGTCTTCAATAGATATCAATTTAGATATGAAATTAGATGGATTAAGTTTAATGTTTGGTTTGATTATCTCTCTTATAGGTGTAGGTGTATTTTTCTATGCTACACAATACTTATCACCTCAAACTGATAATCTGCCTAGATTTTTTGTCTATTTATTATTATTTATGTTTAGTATGATTGGCATCGTTATTGCGAATAACACTATATTAATGTATGTATTCTGGGAATTAACGAGTGTGTCTTCTTTCTTGCTTATCTCTTATTGGTATAACAATGGTAATAGTCAACTCGGGGCTATTCAATCATTTATGATTACCGTATTTGGTGGATTAGCGTTATTAACTGGTTTTATTATGTTATACATCATTACCGGTACAAATAATATCTCAGAAATACTAGCTCAACGTCATGCGATTGAGAAGCATCCATTGTATATCCCAATGATGCTCATGCTATTGTTGGGAGCATTTACAAAATCAGCTCAATTTCCATTTCATATATGGTTACCGAAAGCGATGGCTGCACCCACGCCAGTGAGTGCATATCTTCATTCAGCGACTATGGTTAAAGCTGGTATATTCTTACTGTTTAGGTTTACGCCATTATTAGGACTAAGTGATATATATGTATATATTGTTACGTTTGTAGGACTTATAACCATGCTTTTTGGTTCGCTTACCGCATTACGCCAATATGATATTAAAGGCATTTTAGCCTATTCTACTATCAGCCAACTCGGTATGATTATGTCTATGGTAGGTATAGGTGGGGGCTATGCACAACATACCTCAGATCATTTGTCAGAGTTTTACGCTTTAGTCCTTTTTGCTGGCTTATTTCATTTGATGAACCATGCTATTTTTAAATGTGCATTGTTCATGGGTGTTGGTATTATTGACCACGAGTCAGGTACGAGAGACATTCGTTCACTCAATGGGATGCGTCATGTCTTTCCTAAGATGCACATTGTTATGTTGCTAGCTGCTCTTTCTATGGCAGGGGTCCCATTTTTAAATGGTTTCCTTAGTAAGGAAATGTTCTTTGATTCACTTGTAAAAGCTATTGAACTAGATCAGTATGGAATTAGCCTTACTATCATAGTTGTTGCATTAGGTGTGATAGCAAGTATTTTTACTTTTACTTATGCACTTTACATGATTAAAGAAACATTTTGGGGACAATTTAATACTGAAAAGTTTACTAAGAAAAGTATTCACGAACCATGGTTGTTTAGTTTACCTGCTATGATTCTTATGGTACTTATACCAATTGTATTCTTTATACCTAACGTTTTCGGACATAATATACTTATACCTGCATTAAGATCGGTATCTGGTGTTGGAACTCAAGTAGACAGCGTAGCACCTAACATTTCACAATGGCACGGTATCAACCTTCCATTAATATTAAGTGTCATCGTTATTGTGTCAGGAATTATTTTAGCACTTGCTATAAATTGGAAATCATTGACACATCGAATGATTAAACAAGCTTCAATCACAGATACTTATCGACGTGTTTATAGAGAGTTTGAATCTTATTCAGGTTATGGAATAAGAAGCTTAATGAGTGCTAAACTCAATTATTATATTATGATTACGTTACTCATATTTGTAGCAATTATTGCATATGGCTATCTTTCGGTTGGTTTCCCTAAAGTTCATGATTTACATGTTTCATCTTTTGGACCGCTCGAGATTATCTTATCAATCGTTACAGTAATCATCGGTATTTCTCTTATATTTATACGTCAACGCTTAACGATGGTTATTTTAAACGGTATTATCGGGTTTGCAGTGACGCTTTACTTCATTGCAATGAAGGCACCTGATTTAGCTCTCACACAATTAGTGGTTGAAACCATTACGACGATATTGTTTATCGTGAGCTTTTCAAGATTACCAAATATTCCAAGAGCAAAAGCAAACTTGAAGAAGGAGACGCTTAAAATTGTAGTTTCACTTATAATGGCTGTTTCTGTTGTTTCTCTAATTTTTATCGCTCAGCAAGCGGATGGTATGCCATCGATTTCAAAATTCTATGAAGATGCCTATAAATTAACAGGTGGCAAAAATATTGTTAATGCTATATTAGGTGATTTCAGAGCGTTAGATACTTTATTTGAGGGATTAGTATTAATCATTGCAGGTTTAGGTATCTACACACTACTTAATTACAAAGATAGGAGGGGACAAGATGAAAGAGAATGA
- a CDS encoding IS6 family transposase — protein MNYFRYKQFNKDVITVAVGYYLRYALSYRNISEILRERGVNVHYSTVYRWVQEYAPILYQIWKKKHKKAYYKWRIDETYIKIKGKWSYLYRAIDAEGHTLDIWLRKQRDNHSAYAFIKRLIKQFGKPQKIVTDQAPSTKVAMAKVIKAFKLKPDCHCTSKYLNNLIEQDHRHIKVRKTRYQSINTAKNTLKGIECIYALYKKNRRSLQIYGFSSCHEISIMLAS, from the coding sequence ATGAACTATTTCAGATATAAACAATTTAACAAGGATGTTATCACTGTAGCCGTTGGCTACTATCTAAGATATGCATTGAGTTATCGTAATATATCTGAAATATTAAGGGAACGTGGTGTAAACGTTCATTATTCAACGGTCTACCGTTGGGTTCAAGAATATGCCCCAATTTTATATCAAATTTGGAAGAAGAAGCATAAAAAAGCTTATTACAAATGGCGTATTGATGAAACGTACATCAAAATAAAAGGAAAATGGAGCTATTTATATCGTGCTATTGATGCAGAGGGACATACATTAGATATTTGGTTGCGTAAGCAACGAGATAATCATTCAGCATATGCGTTTATCAAACGTCTCATTAAACAATTTGGAAAACCTCAAAAGATAGTTACAGATCAGGCACCTTCAACGAAGGTAGCAATGGCTAAAGTAATTAAAGCTTTTAAACTTAAACCTGACTGTCATTGTACATCGAAATATCTGAATAACCTCATTGAGCAAGATCACCGTCATATTAAAGTAAGAAAGACAAGATATCAAAGTATCAATACGGCAAAGAATACTTTAAAAGGTATTGAATGTATTTACGCTCTATATAAAAAGAACCGCAGGTCTCTTCAGATCTACGGATTTTCCTCATGCCACGAAATTAGCATCATGCTAGCAAGTTAA
- a CDS encoding DUF418 domain-containing protein: MYRLYITNSIIRIFFNSNCPTPSESILISVITILIMSVLTKVWLKCFKQGPLEEI; the protein is encoded by the coding sequence ATTTACCGACTTTATATTACAAATTCTATTATTAGAATCTTTTTCAATTCTAATTGTCCTACACCAAGTGAATCGATTTTAATATCAGTGATAACGATATTAATAATGTCTGTATTAACAAAAGTATGGTTAAAATGCTTTAAACAAGGACCATTAGAAGAAATATGA
- a CDS encoding DUF418 domain-containing protein codes for MKQKRIVSLDIIRGLAIYLIVFMNSLEVFPRVAGENIIKTHTDATIYNIEEVFIENKFIGLFSLLFGISMGIFMDNARRKSLSPLKLMFRRLLFLLIVGIITSMFLTPFFAYAIIGLIIMFVENLKKPKLTLSLLIIVILSFIGISIYQSNLFHLTLTITLDMLLGLFLWQSGTISNFKKYKRQYLISLIIGFITIIIVGLNQKYFNIDKNLILYLITPLQTFIYFILLMFITQSQMVRQWLKPAEKVGKTAFTNFILQILLLNLIIRIFFNSSCPTPSQSILISVITILIMSVLTKVWLKFFKQGPLEKIWRMWTYKNIQNK; via the coding sequence ATGAAACAAAAACGTATTGTAAGTTTAGATATTATTAGAGGTTTAGCGATATATCTTATAGTATTTATGAATAGTTTAGAAGTATTTCCTAGAGTAGCCGGTGAAAATATTATAAAGACGCATACAGATGCTACCATTTATAATATTGAAGAAGTTTTTATAGAAAATAAGTTCATTGGTTTATTCTCATTACTATTCGGTATTAGTATGGGTATATTTATGGATAATGCACGTAGAAAAAGCTTATCACCTTTAAAGTTAATGTTTAGGAGACTTTTATTCCTGTTAATCGTAGGTATTATAACCTCTATGTTTTTAACACCCTTTTTTGCTTATGCTATCATAGGCTTAATTATTATGTTCGTTGAAAATTTAAAAAAACCAAAATTAACATTAAGTTTATTAATAATTGTTATTCTATCTTTTATTGGTATCAGTATTTATCAGAGTAACTTATTTCATCTTACTCTTACCATTACTTTAGACATGCTTTTAGGACTATTTTTATGGCAAAGTGGAACAATATCTAATTTCAAAAAATATAAGCGTCAATATTTAATTTCATTAATCATAGGATTTATTACTATTATTATAGTAGGCTTAAACCAAAAATACTTTAATATCGATAAAAATTTAATATTATATTTAATAACCCCTTTACAAACTTTTATTTACTTTATTTTACTAATGTTTATTACTCAAAGTCAGATGGTTCGACAATGGTTAAAGCCAGCTGAAAAAGTTGGCAAAACCGCATTTACCAACTTTATATTACAAATTCTATTATTAAATTTAATTATTAGAATATTCTTCAATTCTAGTTGTCCTACACCAAGTCAATCGATTTTAATATCAGTGATAACGATATTAATAATGTCTGTATTAACAAAAGTATGGTTAAAATTCTTTAAGCAAGGACCATTAGAAAAAATATGGCGCATGTGGACTTATAAAAATATTCAAAATAAATAA
- a CDS encoding ABC transporter permease, with translation MINSIKQENFKLLKKKSTFIIPLIIIALMTLQALLLKNYVPPKILLESNFGGVFWVTLLLIIQSSTIITMEFHYGTIKNILYRNASRKNIILSKILILAIYSFIYFAITIVFSLILCAIFYHDINIFSNVGNELSLFNQMLLGTLGCYIGTWLVLSITLLISCAMNRSEISIAVGIVFFLITSLLSSILARAIDRWPWLKWGPINMMNITSQISDHSLKATTKLELHELVLGNIFYIIIFLILVVFVFKKKNV, from the coding sequence ATGATTAATTCAATTAAACAAGAAAACTTTAAATTACTCAAAAAAAAATCAACATTCATCATACCACTTATCATTATTGCATTAATGACACTTCAGGCTTTACTTCTTAAAAATTACGTACCACCTAAAATTTTACTAGAATCTAACTTTGGTGGTGTTTTTTGGGTTACACTTTTATTAATCATTCAATCTAGTACTATTATTACAATGGAGTTTCATTATGGAACTATCAAAAATATACTGTATCGTAACGCCTCTCGTAAAAATATTATATTAAGTAAAATATTAATTTTAGCTATATATTCTTTTATATATTTTGCGATTACAATTGTATTTTCTTTAATTTTATGCGCCATTTTCTACCATGATATTAATATATTTTCTAATGTTGGAAATGAATTATCATTATTTAATCAAATGCTATTAGGAACGTTGGGATGTTATATTGGTACTTGGCTAGTGTTGAGTATTACTTTGTTAATATCTTGTGCAATGAATAGATCAGAAATTTCTATAGCTGTAGGCATAGTATTTTTCTTAATCACTTCTTTGCTCTCTTCTATATTAGCTAGGGCCATAGATAGATGGCCATGGTTAAAATGGGGACCTATAAATATGATGAATATTACTTCACAAATAAGTGATCATTCACTTAAAGCAACTACAAAACTAGAGTTACATGAACTAGTTCTAGGCAATATATTTTATATAATTATTTTCTTAATTCTAGTAGTTTTTGTTTTTAAAAAGAAAAACGTTTAG
- a CDS encoding ABC transporter ATP-binding protein — translation MSILSVNHLSKKINNKIILKNISFSLDEGHIVGLVGANGAGKTSLMKVILGYSDYQEGNFTSVRQDENHCNIGALIENPGLYPFMSGYDNLKLLNESNSTSPINKIVDDLKMNKYIHNKVKTYSLGMKQKLGIAVAFLNSPKLIILDEPMNGLDPKAVRDVRQLILNKAKEGSTFLISSHILSELVKITDSTLIIDKGKIIKEVTREDLEQNEEQDLENVLLDIIDKEE, via the coding sequence ATGAGTATATTAAGCGTAAATCATTTATCAAAAAAAATTAATAATAAAATAATTCTTAAAAATATATCGTTCTCATTAGATGAAGGTCATATTGTCGGTCTTGTCGGTGCCAATGGTGCTGGGAAAACGTCTTTGATGAAAGTGATATTAGGCTATTCGGATTATCAAGAAGGGAATTTTACTTCTGTCAGACAAGATGAAAATCACTGTAACATAGGTGCACTGATTGAAAATCCAGGTTTATATCCTTTCATGTCTGGATACGATAATTTAAAATTACTAAATGAATCGAATAGTACAAGTCCCATTAATAAAATCGTAGATGATTTAAAAATGAATAAATATATACATAATAAAGTCAAAACCTATTCTTTAGGTATGAAACAAAAATTAGGTATTGCCGTAGCTTTTTTAAATAGTCCAAAACTGATAATCTTAGATGAACCCATGAATGGCTTAGATCCTAAAGCTGTTCGAGATGTTCGTCAATTGATTTTAAATAAAGCAAAGGAAGGTAGTACTTTTTTAATATCAAGTCATATTTTAAGTGAGTTAGTTAAAATTACTGATTCTACGCTTATTATTGATAAAGGAAAGATTATAAAAGAAGTTACGCGAGAAGATTTAGAACAAAATGAGGAACAAGATTTAGAAAATGTATTGCTTGATATTATAGATAAGGAGGAATGA
- a CDS encoding IS6 family transposase, which translates to MNYFRYKQFNKDVITVAVGYYLRYALSYRNISEILRERDVNVHYSTVYRWVQEYAPILYQIWKKKHKKAYYKWRIDETYIKIKGKWSYLYRAIDAEGHTLDIWLRKQRDNHSAYAFIKRLIKKFGKPQKVVTDQAPSTKVAMAKVIKAFKLKPDCHCTSKYLNNLIEQDHRHIKVRKTRYQSINTAKNTLKGIECIYALYKKNRRSLQIYGFSPCHEISIMLAS; encoded by the coding sequence ATGAACTATTTCAGATATAAACAATTTAACAAGGATGTTATCACTGTAGCCGTTGGCTACTATCTAAGATATGCATTGAGTTATCGTAATATATCTGAAATATTAAGGGAACGTGATGTAAACGTTCATTATTCAACGGTCTACCGTTGGGTTCAAGAATATGCCCCAATTTTATATCAAATTTGGAAGAAGAAGCATAAAAAAGCTTATTACAAATGGCGTATTGATGAGACGTACATCAAAATAAAAGGAAAATGGAGCTATTTATATCGTGCTATTGATGCAGAGGGACATACATTAGATATTTGGTTGCGTAAGCAACGAGATAATCATTCAGCATATGCGTTTATCAAACGTCTCATTAAAAAATTTGGAAAACCTCAAAAGGTAGTTACAGATCAGGCACCTTCAACGAAGGTAGCAATGGCTAAAGTAATTAAAGCTTTTAAACTTAAACCTGACTGTCATTGTACATCGAAATATCTGAATAACCTCATTGAGCAAGATCACCGTCATATTAAAGTAAGAAAGACAAGATATCAAAGTATCAATACGGCAAAGAATACTTTAAAAGGTATTGAATGTATTTACGCTCTATATAAAAAGAACCGCAGGTCTCTTCAGATCTACGGATTTTCCCCATGCCACGAAATTAGCATCATGCTAGCAAGTTAA
- a CDS encoding GNAT family N-acetyltransferase: protein MTFSIQPFCLDHLVDISRIWNDVIIAGTHFPQDKTLSLEECHSLFTQASYTAVAVLNNEVVGVYILYPNNIGRLRKVANASYAVDKKARGKKVGKALIMHSLNKSKELNFRILQFNSVVDSNSGAKYLYNKLGFKHAGYIPNCFKINDVNYQGVNIFYCSFNRLIAFFS, encoded by the coding sequence ATGACTTTTTCTATTCAACCTTTTTGTTTAGATCACTTAGTTGATATTAGTCGCATATGGAATGATGTTATTATAGCAGGAACCCACTTCCCGCAAGATAAAACCTTAAGCTTAGAGGAGTGTCATTCTTTATTTACTCAAGCATCATATACAGCTGTTGCTGTACTTAATAATGAAGTTGTCGGCGTGTATATATTGTATCCTAATAATATTGGACGATTAAGAAAAGTTGCTAATGCATCATATGCTGTTGATAAGAAAGCTAGAGGTAAAAAAGTTGGAAAAGCACTTATTATGCATTCACTAAACAAGTCTAAAGAACTTAACTTTCGGATATTACAATTCAATTCCGTCGTTGATTCTAACTCAGGCGCTAAATATCTTTATAATAAATTAGGATTTAAACATGCTGGTTATATTCCTAATTGCTTTAAAATCAACGATGTTAATTACCAAGGAGTTAACATTTTTTATTGTTCTTTCAATCGTTTAATCGCATTTTTCAGTTGA